One Saccharomyces kudriavzevii IFO 1802 strain IFO1802 genome assembly, chromosome: 4 genomic region harbors:
- the VPS60 gene encoding Vps60p (similar to Saccharomyces cerevisiae VPS60 (YDR486C); ancestral locus Anc_3.98) yields MNRIFGYGNKKSHDQLLQESNQSMNQAQQSLSNRISQLDTQIAQLNFQLQNIQKTLQRSNNKQPSLRKQALKILNKRKQLENMRDSLDSQSWSMTQAQLTNDNLQNTMITINALKQTNNAMKAQYGKINIDKLQDMQDEMLDLIEQGDELQEVLAMNNNSGELDDISDAELDAELDALAQDDLTLQATENPFGNDMPNYLLGANAPPTFIDEEPNLDTADKNKALESAQ; encoded by the coding sequence ATGAACAGAATATTCGGATatggaaataaaaaaagccACGATCAACTCTTGCAAGAGTCCAACCAATCCATGAATCAGGCGCAGCAATCGTTGTCAAACAGGATATCCCAGCTAGATACTCAAATTGCCCAATTAAACTTCCAACTGCAAAATATTCAGAAAACTTTACAAAGATCAAACAATAAGCAGCCTTCATTGAGAAAACAAGctctgaaaattttaaataaACGTAAACAGTTGGAAAATATGAGGGATTCGTTGGACTCTCAGTCTTGGTCCATGACACAAGCTCAGTTAACCAACGATAACTTACAAAACACAATGATCACAATAAACGCGCTAAAGCAAACTAATAACGCCATGAAAGCTCAGTACGGCAAGATAAACATAGACAAGTTACAGGACATGCAGGATGAAATGTTGGATCTGATAGAACAAGGTGATGAACTGCAAGAAGTTCTGGCAATGAATAACAACAGCGGCGAACTTGACGACATCAGTGATGCGGAGTTAGATGCAGAACTGGACGCTCTCGCACAAGATGATCTTACGTTGCAAGCGACTGAAAACCCATTCGGTAATGATATGCCCAATTATTTACTAGGCGCTAACGCGCCACCAActttcattgatgaagagcCAAACCTTGATACTGCAGACAAAAATAAAGCTTTAGAAAGCGCccagtga
- the RIB3 gene encoding 3,4-dihydroxy-2-butanone-4-phosphate synthase RIB3 (similar to Saccharomyces cerevisiae RIB3 (YDR487C); ancestral locus Anc_3.96), translating to MFTPIDQVIEHFKQNKFVIVMDDAGRENEGDLICAAENVSTEQMAFLVRHSSGYVCAPMSNAIADKLDLPLLRTGMKFESNDDDRHGTAYTITVDVAEGTTTGISAHDRSETCRALADSSSTPKSFLKPGHICPLRAADDGVLQRRGHTEAGVDLCRLSGLSPVAVIGELVNDDEQGTMMRLADCQEFGKKHGIPLISIEDLAQYLKK from the coding sequence atgtttaCGCCAATTGACCAAGTTATAGAGCACTTCAAGCAGAACAAGTTCGTTATTGTGATGGATGATGCCGGTCGTGAAAACGAAGGCGATCTTATCTGCGCTGCTGAGAACGTCAGCACCGAGCAAATGGCCTTTCTTGTTCGCCATTCTTCAGGCTACGTCTGTGCCCCCATGAGCAATGCCATTGCTGATAAGTTGGACCTGCCATTACTGAGAACGGGCATGAAGTTCGAATCCAATGACGACGACAGACACGGGACTGCGTACACGATAACCGTGGACGTCGCCGAGGGCACCACCACAGGGATCTCCGCTCATGATAGGTCGGAGACTTGTAGGGCGCTTGCCGACTCGTCCTCTACGCCAAAATCATTCTTGAAACCAGGCCACATCTGTCCCCTGAGAGCCGCTGACGACGGTGTCCTCCAGAGGAGAGGCCACACTGAAGCCGGTGTGGACTTGTGTAGATTGAGCGGGCTGAGCCCCGTCGCTGTTATTGGTGAATTGGTCAATGACGACGAACAGGGCACCATGATGAGATTAGCGGACTGTCAAGAATTCGGCAAGAAACACGGGATTCCCTTGATTTCTATCGAGGACTTGGCTcaatatttgaagaagtaa